From Daucus carota subsp. sativus chromosome 6, DH1 v3.0, whole genome shotgun sequence, the proteins below share one genomic window:
- the LOC135146975 gene encoding uncharacterized protein LOC135146975 encodes MSGPSTPIHSDHSESTVEGLPPRPGVVPISPPRALTPPPVAGPSRPPGYPRSGQTPIAAVPLRAIPPSAPEMPPPAPIIRPPIRGPPPEHESSGFSGVGPSYPCSPLSVPYHYYQALLMERDELLGQIGELTQAMRDLDPNRAERQLREEIRAFWIEAVERLCGITAPLGTPGDIIDWARWVLERLDVIGGPDFP; translated from the coding sequence ATGTCAGGCCCCAGTACCCCGATTCATTCTGATCATTCAGAGTCGACAGTTGAGGGACTTCCACCCCGTCCAGGAGTTGTACCTATATCTCCACCCAGGGCACTTACACCCCCACCTGTAGCTGGACCTTCACGTCCACCTGGATACCCTCGTAGTGGACAGACCCCTATTGCAGCTGTACCGCTTAGGGCTATACCCCCGTCTGCACCTGAGATGCCCCCACCTGCTCCCATTATACGACCTCCTATCCGTGGACCTCCACCAGAGCATGAGTCTTCGGGATTTTCAGGTGTCGGACCCTCTTATCCGTGTTCCCCTCTTTCAGTACCCTATCACTACTATCAGGCACTTTTGATGGAGAGAGATGAGTTGTTGGGCCAGATTGGGGAGCTGACACAGGCGATGAGGGATTTAGATCCTAATAGGGCAGAGCGACAGTTGAGAGAGGAGATACGTGCTTTTTGGATAGAGGCAGTAGAGAGGTTATGTGGGATTACCGCACCACTTGGTACCCCTGGAGATATTATAGATTGGGCTCGTTGGGTCTTGGAGCGGCTGGATGTTATCGGAGGACCAGACTTTCCCTAG